In one Molothrus ater isolate BHLD 08-10-18 breed brown headed cowbird chromosome 6, BPBGC_Mater_1.1, whole genome shotgun sequence genomic region, the following are encoded:
- the FCF1 gene encoding rRNA-processing protein FCF1 homolog encodes MGKQKKARKYAVMKRMISLRDERLKEKDRAKAPVKKKEDPSAIKEREVPQHPSCLFFQYNTQLGPPYHILVDTNFINFSIKAKLDLVQSMMDCLYAKCIPCITDCVMGEIEKLGQKYRVALRIAKDPRFERLPCMHKGTYADDCLVQRVTQHKCYIVATVDKELKRRIRKIPGVPIMYISRHRYNIERMPDDYGAPRF; translated from the exons ATG gggaagcagaagAAGGCGCGGAAGTACGCGGTCATGAAGCGCATGATCAGCCTCCGGGACGAGCGCCT TAAAGAGAAGGATCGCGCAAAAGCCcctgtgaagaagaaggaggaccCGAGTGCCATCAAAGAGCGGGAGGT GCCCCAGCATCCTTCTTGCTTGTTCTTCCAATATAATACACAGCTGGGCCCCCCTTATCACATCCTGGTTGACACTAACTTCATCAACTTCTCCATCAAGGCCAAACTGGACCTAGTGCAGTCGATGATGGACTGTCTCTATGCCAAGT gTATTCCATGTATCACAGATTGTGTAATGGGTGAAATTGAGAAGTTAGGACAGAAGTACCGTGTGGCATTAAG AATTGCCAAGGACCCTCGGTTTGAACGCTTGCCATGTATGCACAAAGGAACCTACGCTGACGACTGCTTGGTGCAGAGGGTCACTCAG CACAAATGTTACATTGTGGCCACAGTGGATAAAGAGCTCAAGCGGAGAATACGAAAAATCCCTGGAGTGCCCATAATGTATATTTCCAGGCACAG gTACAATATTGAGAGGATGCCAGATGATTATGGAGCGCCTCGATTCTAA